A stretch of the Uranotaenia lowii strain MFRU-FL chromosome 3, ASM2978415v1, whole genome shotgun sequence genome encodes the following:
- the LOC129754670 gene encoding glyoxylate reductase/hydroxypyruvate reductase isoform X2 encodes MKPKVYVTRNDYARIGYDLLKEECDLTVWDESSPVPRDEFLKNVAGKDAIFCSLNDRIDKELLDQAGPSLKVVATISVGFDHIDVKQCRERGIRIGYTPEVLTDATAELTMALLLATTRRLFEANHAARTGDWKDWSPMWMCGTGLKGTTIGIVGFGRIGQEVAKRLFPFKPARIQFTSRTDKCFTAEELAVSQVPFDELVETSDIVIIACSYNIQTANLFNDSVFSRMKPSAILINTSRGGIVEQKDLIHALKAGKIRAAGLDVTTPEPLPLDNPLFQMSNVVVLPHIGSADLETRIEMSRITACNILAGLKGVKMISEI; translated from the exons ATGTGACCTAACGGTTTGGGATGAATCTTCGCCTGTTCCGAGGgatgaatttctgaaaaatgtaGCTGGTAAAGATGCAATCTTTTGCTCCCTGAATGATCGCATCGACAAGGAGTTGTTGGATCAGGCTGGTCCCAGTCTGAAGGTTGTAGCGACGATTTCGGTTGG ATTTGATCATATCGATGTCAAACAATGCCGGGAACGTGGCATTCGAATCGGCTACACTCCGGAGGTGCTAACAGATGCCACTGCTGAGCTAACAATGGCCCTACTGCTGGCCACCACGCGGAGGCTGTTTGAAGCTAACCATGCTGCCAGAACCGGTGATTGGAAGGATTGGTCTCCAATGTGGATGTGCGGAACTGGATTGAAGGGCACCACCATAGGAATCGTTGGTTTCGGGCGCATTGGGCAAGAAGTTGCCAAACGGTTGTTTCCCTTCAAACCGGCACGAATCCAGTTCACCAGCCGAACGGACAAATGTTTCACTGCTGAAGAATTGGCAGTCAGTCAGGTACCTTTTGATGAGCTTGTCGAAACTAGCGATATCGTAATAATCGCCTGCTCTTACAACATTCAAACTGCCAATCTCTTTAATGATTCGGTATTCTCGCGGATGAAACCATCGGCAATACTGATTAATACTAGCCGCGGGGGCATTGTGGAACAGAAAGATCTTATACATGCACTGAAGGCAGGTAAAATTAGAGCAGCTGGTCTAGACGTAACCACCCCGGAACCCCTGCCACTAGATAATCCTCTGTTTCAGATGAGTAACGTGGTAGTTCTTCCACACATTGGAAGCGCCGATTTAGAAACACGCATAGAAATGTCTCGTATTACGGCGTGCAACATCCTAGCGGGTTTGAAGGGGGTTAAAATGATTTCGGAAATTTAG
- the LOC129754671 gene encoding U6 snRNA-associated Sm-like protein LSm3, producing MAEDEQLPIIPVKEPLDLIRLSLDEKIYVKMRNERELRGRLHAFDQHLNMVLGDAEETVTTVEIDEETYEEVYKTTKRTIPMLFVRGDGVILVSPPMRVGS from the exons ATGGCCGAAGATGAGCAA CTACCGATAATTCCAGTAAAGGAACCGCTAGATTTGATCCGACTGAGCCTGGATGAGAAAATCTACGTCAAAATGCGTAACGAAAGAGAGCTACGAGGCAGGCTGCAT GCTTTCGATCAGCATCTCAACATGGTCCTGGGCGACGCGGAAGAAACGGTCACAACAGTTGAAATCGATGAGGAAACCTATGAGGAGGTGTACAAAACAACCAAACGCACCATTCCGATGCTTTTCGTCCGTGGCGACGGCGTAATCCTCGTGTCGCCACCGATGCGCGTAGGGAGTTAA